The following nucleotide sequence is from Carassius carassius chromosome 16, fCarCar2.1, whole genome shotgun sequence.
TAACCTTTGGTTAAGCATAATTTCATTCTTGTGCACGTTAAACGGGGGTCAATTatttatggaagcccatttccaccactgaataactttttatcatctcacaattctgattttttttctcagaatcgcaagtttatatttcgcaattctgactttctttttttcctcacagCTGCAAGTccataactcacaattctgactttttcataatttcataattccgagatataaatttagaattgtgagaaaaaaaaagaaagttagaattgcgagatataattttacaattgttagaaaaaaagtcagaattgcgagatataaaattttacaattatgtgaaaaaaaagtcagaattctgagatataaattcacatttgtgagaaaaaaagagtcagaattgcaagatataaatttacaattgtgagaaaaaaaagaaactcacaATTccgagaaataaagtcagaattgtgagataaaaagtttaaattaacttgttttatatttttattcagtagcggaaacgggcttccaaaattattaatattataaacttaataaaaatttAAGATTTACAAATGCAGACCTTGATATCTGGGTTAAATTCAATACTAACCTGAGTTTAATTATGAAATATGAAACAACATCTcatagtgtttaaaaaaaaatccaggatGAACAAAGCAAACCTTAAAAGGTTGTCGAGCACACTAAAAACATTTATGACAACGTACATCATTGAATATCTCACCTATACGCATTCATGGTCTGCTTGAGTTGATCATAAAAGACAAACTCAGGGTCCCTgtcaaaataagacaaaacaaaaaacaatcatgAAGCTCTGAATATGATCCGTTTCCACTCAACACTGAACCACTGCTGTGTTGATTCACCTCTTGTCGGCTCTGACCAGGTGTCTCTTGACGTCCTTCAGATATCGGTTCAGGTAATACTCCAGCGTGTTCACGATGCTGCTGTCTTTGTCCAGCAGCTGGGCGGCTCGCGGTTGGGCCGTCAGCCAGTCCACCATTGACTCCAGCTGATCCTCCTGCACCTGCTGATGGGAACAGAAGAGCACTTAAACAACAACAGACCAGACTCAACACGTCAGCTTTACACAGACGAGTCAGTGAAGGCTAAATGCTGGGAAAGAGCATATACAGTATGATGCCTGCAAATACTGCAGCTCACCGGGTTTTGGAAATACTCACCATCTGTTCAGTGAAGATCTGCAGGTCTCCGCCGACGCCCTGCGAGACAGAATACAACTATAGCATCGATAACGGGACATAGTAAAATAGGATTCTGGGGGTAATTTGTCTTATAAATACTGTTTTTGCAAAGAGAACTCAAAATGACAcatttacatgcaaaaaaaaaaaggaaaaaaaaaatctcccttCGGTTATAATGCTTTAATTCCTGTTTAGAAActgttatttgaaatataattttttctggTACATTTTGGCATCTAGTGGCATCCACATTTCAAAGAGCAACCCCTAATTAAACCtgaattacagattaaaaaaaaaaatacaaaaagtttcTTCAAAAagttttgtgtgtttattgtaatattttaaacatatataatgttatttataaataattacactAATATATTGTAGCTCAAATGGTTTTTATATTTCCTCCATTTGTATGTGTGTAGCGTAAACATTTGAAGTTGAGTATGTCAAACTTAAGCGAAAATACCAAAAAACGTATCGGTGCTTATGTCGTCAAAATTGCAATATattatcaaagtaaaaaaaaattacaaatgcaagCAGATTttcgtttgtttgtgtgtttgttttttcacgCAGAATTAGACCAAGTAGATTTCAAATCGTGCAGCACTACTCAATGGTTgagttatatattacatattttattcatatacatATCCATATCCGCTAAGAAACGAAGACTAATGTTGATAACGGAACATTACCTTATCTGTCAGGTTGTATATGACTCTCGCCAGCGCTTCGGCGATGACTTTAGTGTTTCGACTGAGCTTCGTCAGATCCACATGAGGCCTGCCAGAAACAGAGAGATGACATCATCAACCTAACCAACCAATGGGCAGCGAGGGAGGGAACCAGTCGTCAGggcgacagagagagagcaccAATCATCACCCACCCAGTGGTGGCCTCTCCCGCCCCCTCCAGAGAGGACACTGACCGCATGTCCATGATGGAGTGGCGCACGGGGCTGCGGTGGCTCTCCAGGTGGGATAGGGTGAAGGCGGGCAGGCGGCGGATGCCGAAGCGCTCGTGCTCCCACGCCAGAGTGTCGTCCGCCAGGTTGATCTTCTTGTGGACCATTGAGAACTTCAGGTCGGGGTGCTGCTGGGCCGAAACCTACAAACAGGAGCCAGTGAGGTCTGACGTCATGAGGAGTAAAGAACGTGGATGAGGAGCGGATAATCTTACGGTCTCTAGTTCTTTGAGAAGGAGGTGCTGTGGGCTTCCCTCTTTCGGTGGTTTAGAGACGTGGAGGTGAAGGTTGTCACTGTTACCCAGAGTGTCCAGACACAAAACGAACGCCACGTTGTCCTGGAGCAGACTGGAATCTGGAAGACAGGGGCGAGGTCAATACATGCCGTTTAACAAGACGTCTTAGCAGGCAGGGGTTCAAGAATTTTTCTTTGAATTTGCAGCTTATTGTTGTTCATTATTATTGGTATCAAGTAACATTATTAAAACCACCTTTGgggaattgtgaaataaaaaaggtatttaagatttttaaatttTGGAACACAATGAAAATGTCATAAAATGATTTGAggagacatttacatttaagtaAAATTATCTAATTTGTTTAAATGCAAAACGTACACTAGGTTTTTAGATATTTCCGCTTCAAACTGTAGTGATTTAATaattttggaataatatttatttcaaactttGGAATAAATGCCAAATATGGCTtcggactcagtgtgcaaggacCTTAACCAGAAACAAAAGCGTTATGCACAATATTGGGCTTTTAATTATAAAcaagcctgaaaaaaaaaacattattatattattattttgaaatatttatgctTTACTACTTCCAGCTGCTCCTAATCAACAGATTATGTCGCAAAAATACCAATAATAACCACAAAAAACCCATTATGCATTATACAggatgtttaataaaataaaaaaacatacataaatgtatattatttactTTCAGACACTCATAATAATCAGACAGTTTAATTAAAATACCAAAAAATAAccagaaaaaaagatatttataatacaacagttataataataaacaaggcTGAAAAACACtgagactcttattttgaaattgtaCTCCATATAAACTATATTTACTCTGCTATATTAAGCAACAAATGTAAGTGAAATACTCAAACCGTGGAGCAATACTTGTACCTGTGTGATCCAGGTTGTCCTCCAGCCAGCGTTTTGTGCCTTGGTAGTTAAACTTCCCGCCTCCAGACAAGAAAAACAGCAGGTTGTATCtacgaaaaataaagcatgctAAGGCTGGGCAATTTTTCAGATTTTATCAATTAATTCGAATTTCATGTTTtgccacaattttattttttagaaagcaTGGAATTGCGATTTTCAATAGAAATATAATTAAACGTTAGAATTAGACAATTTGATGATATTCTGGTAAAGAAAAGAACGATCCAACCGTGATTAGCCGCTAACGTGCTCTGTGAATGACCATAAATATAGCGCTAGGCATCATTCACACAGAACATGCTTTTGTGTTGACAAAGCTGCGACGCGGGCAGCAGAATAGAAAAAAAGTGCAAGAAGATCAGAGGgaacttttttttacttgagcgtCACGTTTTTAGAAAGCCGTTTCATGCATGAGACGCTGAAAGAGACGCGAGCGCAACAGTCAAACATGTCCATCTTTACAgagaaaacaatggaaaagcagcGCAATCGAATATAAAAAACTATCATCATAATCATTCTGAATTTGAATTACCTTGACTTTTGAGAATTTGTTAAAAGCATTAAATCTGAACACATAATATGTATAAAACATGTAGCTGTAGTACATGCAAATATACTTAAACTATTTGTTTAACATTTCCATAATTTTGATGACTTCATGTGTGCTGCACTTGGAAATGAATTTTCTTTAACCAGAGAAATAAAGGAAAAGTTACTTGAATCAtgttgtagttacattttcaaatgGACTAGTtaaaaatcgtaaaaaaaaatagagaatcGGTAAaacgttctttaaaaaaaacaaaaaaacaaaaaattataaacatttaaattttttgaatCACCCAGTCCTAAAGTGCGCAGACAGAATTTGGTTTCAATTGCctgttttacaaaataaatcatCAACGTTACCCGGCATGCGTGCGTTTGTAGGAGTAGAGTCTGGAAAACAGTCGTGCGAGCTCCAGCAGTACAGCGACGCCACTGCCATTCGAGTCTGCGCCGTACGACAGCCACTGAAACAAAACACACTGAATATATCACAACAAATAACTCAGAAATGCACATAAAGAATGAAAGCAGCATGATGTTCTTACCGGAGCAACTCCGAAAGAGTCATAATGAGCCACCAGGACGATAGTGGGCAGATCTTCTCCTCCCGAACCCGTGAGACGACCCTGACAAGAGCATTAAAGCAATCCTGAGTGACATTTCACACTTTCAGAGTCAAATGCTGCACTGCTGAAGGATGTCTAAAAGCCTGACCTGACTGTGTTGAGCATTAACTGAATCCATTCTCAGATTAGTGTTATTAATGTCCTCTGAGCCTAAAACCGCTGCTAGAATGTCTAACACAATGACACAAAGTGGATGAACTGTGGTCCTTTCTTGAGTTCGACAGCTGACTTTCACTGGATGATAGAGAGCGAAAGTTCTCCAAAACGTCTTCACTTTAGGTTTGTAACAACACGCGTGTGAGCATATGAGGACCGAGCCTTCGTTTCTGGGTAAACGAGTCTGTTCTGGAGTCAGTTCTACTCACCTCTAGACTGGTAATGGCCCAGTCACTGACAGCTTTACTCTGAGCTCCACTGGTCACCATCTGAAAACCGTTAGCGGTCGCTGTGTGCAGCAGCACTGGATGAAAACACACAAAGCCCAGGTTAATATACATTCAAAACCATccacacacattaaaacacatacacagaatacacacatataatacttaaaagtacaaatacaatctggatatttatatgctatatataacatcaatataacaatatattgtatatattgttaaatataaaaaccGTATCAATCGATAATTATagaaattttttaatattattaaattaaagagcaaataatttttttccactgtatttttaatttactcAATTAAGACAACAAAATTTAAcagtcaaacacaaaataaaatggtaACAAATATCTCCTTTCTAATGTTTTATATGCAGATCAAATAAATCTACAGGAAACTTTTGTCTAGTCTCCCGAGACCACAAGAGGGCGCAATGTGCAAAATAATGCAGCGCATTAAACTGTTTATTAAGTGCAATGAAATAATAACTCTCCATAAAAAACGTGCATAACATCtaaattaacatatataaatcaaatataatttaataaattgcatAAACAATTAACAGCATCATGTATTTATGCATTGGGACACGGTGAAATAGAATAAACCTTCACAAATTCGCTacctgttttcaaaaagtttaaACCGTTTTAACTTTGCATGACTTTCTATACATCTCTCGTGTGCAGCAGTCACATTCGAGCGTCTAAAAAATGCGCTGAATATGCACCtttgtgaatggcttggtttggGTTTTAATGTAATCAAGATCTTCTCCGGAGTGCGTTTCGATATTTCTTGAATATTTTGAATGCATAACGCAGCAGCAGCGCGTATCGTGGGCTAGacttaaaaaacattcaaatgcaaAAACGTCACAGACGTCTATCGGAcatgttttatattatactaACTATATCATATAAACTGTATTGTCAAACTCTGCGCATTCATAAACAAGTACCTTCAGCAGCTGACGAAGCCCCCTGTGAGGACGAGGAGATCTGTGTCTGAGTGTAGATGGACAGCAGCTCCTCGTCCTCCAGAGCGAAGTACACGGGCACGATGGTCTCGGTGGCCAGCAGCTCCGGCTCCAGCTCCATGAACTGCTACAGAAGACCAAAACACACCACAGTCAGCCTCCGGCGAGCTGAGCATCCCACACACCACTCCAGCGGACGCCAGCGTTACCTGCACCATGTCCTGCGGCACAGTGGACATGTTCTGGGGCAGTATGATGACCACGGCCCCTGCCGACTGTCGCAGCGCTCTCTGGTATTTCTCGTAGGAGAAGTCGGCGAGCCGCACCATCACACATCGACGGCTGAGCACCTCGGCCTCCACCGTACGAGCCTCCGTGTTTAAAATGGCATTACGGGAACCTAAAAGACGAATTTGGGTTATGATATTATCTACTATCGAAAAAGCTAACTGATATAACACTGCATTATGATCGTAGACATAAATGGCTAAACTAAATACATCTGAAAAGTCCATAGAAACCTGTGAAACCAGTTTTGAGTCATGATGAGCTCTTATGAAGGACCCTGTTTGATAAACAGAGCTGGCAGATCTTGAAAAGCACTACTAACGGACCATCAAAAGCAGTTGTTAACTCAGATGACGACgacttaaaatataaacataaaaataataataataataaaaattttactaAATGAAAAAtgacttggcaactaactgaaataaataaaataaatgatattatttataaataaaagctacaaataaaaactaaaacagaaataaaatgaaaagtgaccaaattgaaataaaaaatgaaaatgcaaaaattgAAAGCTACATCAAAATATGAAttagaataaaattaaaactacatTAGTTTTTctgtgaattatatatatatatatatatatatatatatatatatatatatatatatatatatatatgaatatgtttttgaatgtttttttattccTCAACAGCTCTGAAATCAGTCACTAATTTGTAACTCAGCTTTTTAGCTTTAAGATAGCTTtaagataaatataataaattataaatgaaatatgaatgaaaaataCAAACGCATAATACgattagaaaaaatatttaaaacgttgaatacataataaatatataataataatgtattcaagtataatatactttatatgtaTACACTTAATGCTGTATGTATAAATACATGTATTGAAtaacaatgcattaaaactgaaatatataacTCAAAATAACGTAACGTTACTAACGATAATTTCGCGGTATGTTCCTGAAGTACCGCTAGCGTTACATGTCAACGCTTGATGGGTTTGAACCTACAACCTTCAGTTAAGAGCCCTGATGAAGGTTTAAACCTATAAAACCCATAGTAAAACCACGGTACGGTACAGTCTGGGGGCTAACTGAAAGACTGTAGGTTTGAACCCAAGCAAACGTTGACTCGAGCACCACTACGCCACGATACGTCATAAACAGAACGACAGGATTATTATTAAAGCACTATAGACAGGTCTGAAGCGTGTCGTGGCGGTGTACGGTGTGTTTTACCGTAGGTTTGTCCCTGCAGGTCGTACTGCTGCATTCGGTAGACGCTGAACTCGTGCGCCGCTTCCGCGCGCAGCGGACACACGAGCACCAGAAACAGCACGAGACTCAGCGGGAACGAGCACTTCAGCATGTTCTCCAACACCTCGCTGGCCTCCTCGAACATGCTGGAGCCGGAGCGATGAGGAACCGAGAAAATACGGGATGAATGAACGACTGACGGACTGACGGAGAGCGCTCGAACTGCGGGGGGTTTCAGACAGGCGAAGTCAACGGACACCTACACGACCGCCTGCATTGTTGTGATACTAAGTTACCGTTTAATCGATGCACCGTTCAGCTTCTTCTGTGACAGGTTTGGTTTAATACATCAATTCAAGGGTGCTGGGGTTTTAGGAAATCGTTTTATTAAATCTTCTCCAAATGCGACTCTAGTTGGGGATGTTTGGGGTCCTTCAGGAGAATCCAGGGACTGCCTCATCTGACCTTTTTCTCCATGTTTTTCTCTAGTCAgatttatatggtttatttattaattttgcaaAACACACAGAATCTGTTATATTTGTGGGACTGAGTGCAGTGCAATTCTTCATATACAAAGAATAACTTAAAGCATTGTTAATAAATGTGtcatatttaaaatgtcaataaTTAAATGCttctcaaatatttatttattataaaaaaagatatataccGGTCAGAATAATTAATGTGTCATAAATGAATGTAGCCTATAATGTgtcagtaattattattttatttttttttactataatttagttttttagctactacaaaactaaaaacaaaaatgaatcgaCAAAATCTATCACACTAGTATTTCACTTGCTATACAAAACAATATGCgccctgataataataataattttcgaATTAAAATACACATATATGTTAAAAGTTTCATTAGATAATTACTATTAAGTGCTCTTACTTTCCACTAGAGGGAAATCTTTCCTAATAATTAAAATCTGTTGCGCTTCTCTACCCTAAATATAGCTAATACAGAAAAACACAGTaagaacatttcattttgttacatctaaaatacaaaaaaaacaaattctaaatGCTTAAATTGTGAGGTGAAGCAGGCAGT
It contains:
- the ncln gene encoding BOS complex subunit ncln isoform X4 — encoded protein: MFEEASEVLENMLKCSFPLSLVLFLVLVCPLRAEAAHEFSVYRMQQYDLQGQTYGSRNAILNTEARTVEAEVLSRRCVMVRLADFSYEKYQRALRQSAGAVVIILPQNMSTVPQDMVQQFMELEPELLATETIVPVYFALEDEELLSIYTQTQISSSSQGASSAAEVLLHTATANGFQMVTSGAQSKAVSDWAITSLEGRLTGSGGEDLPTIVLVAHYDSFGVAPWLSYGADSNGSGVAVLLELARLFSRLYSYKRTHAGYNLLFFLSGGGKFNYQGTKRWLEDNLDHTDSSLLQDNVAFVLCLDTLGNSDNLHLHVSKPPKEGSPQHLLLKELETVSAQQHPDLKFSMVHKKINLADDTLAWEHERFGIRRLPAFTLSHLESHRSPVRHSIMDMRPHVDLTKLSRNTKVIAEALARVIYNLTDKGVGGDLQIFTEQMVQEDQLESMVDWLTAQPRAAQLLDKDSSIVNTLEYYLNRYLKDVKRHLVRADKRDPEFVFYDQLKQTMNAYRVKPAIFDLLLAVCIASYLGVLYLAVQNFGLLYGFLRRVTAPRVKQH
- the ncln gene encoding BOS complex subunit ncln isoform X2, with the translated sequence MFEEASEVLENMLKCSFPLSLVLFLVLVCPLRAEAAHEFSVYRMQQYDLQGQTYGSRNAILNTEARTVEAEVLSRRCVMVRLADFSYEKYQRALRQSAGAVVIILPQNMSTVPQDMVQQFMELEPELLATETIVPVYFALEDEELLSIYTQTQISSSSQGASSAAEVLLHTATANGFQMVTSGAQSKAVSDWAITSLEGRLTGSGGEDLPTIVLVAHYDSFGVAPWLSYGADSNGSGVAVLLELARLFSRLYSYKRTHAGYNLLFFLSGGGKFNYQGTKRWLEDNLDHTDSSLLQDNVAFVLCLDTLGNSDNLHLHVSKPPKEGSPQHLLLKELETVSAQQHPDLKFSMVHKKINLADDTLAWEHERFGIRRLPAFTLSHLESHRSPVRHSIMDMRSVSSLEGAGEATTGPHVDLTKLSRNTKVIAEALARVIYNLTDKGVGGDLQIFTEQMVQEDQLESMVDWLTAQPRAAQLLDKDSSIVNTLEYYLNRYLKDVKRHLVRADKRDPEFVFYDQLKQTMNAYRVKPAIFDLLLAVCIASYLGVLYLAVQNFGLLYGFLRRVTAPRVKQH
- the ncln gene encoding BOS complex subunit ncln isoform X3, whose protein sequence is MFEEASEVLENMLKCSFPLSLVLFLVLVCPLRAEAAHEFSVYRMQQYDLQGQTYGSRNAILNTEARTVEAEVLSRRCVMVRLADFSYEKYQRALRQSAGAVVIILPQNMSTVPQDMVQQFMELEPELLATETIVPVYFALEDEELLSIYTQTQISSSSQGASSAAEVLLHTATANGFQMVTSGAQSKAVSDWAITSLEGRLTGSGGEDLPTIVLVAHYDSFGVAPWLSYGADSNGSGVAVLLELARLFSRLYSYKRTHAGYNLLFFLSGGGKFNYQGTKRWLEDNLDHTDSSLLQDNVAFVLCLDTLGNSDNLHLHVSKPPKEGSPQHLLLKELETVSAQQHPDLKFSMVHKKINLADDTLAWEHERFGIRRLPAFTLSHLESHRSPVRHSIMDMRPHVDLTKLSRNTKVIAEALARVIYNLTDKGVGGDLQIFTEQMQVQEDQLESMVDWLTAQPRAAQLLDKDSSIVNTLEYYLNRYLKDVKRHLVRADKRDPEFVFYDQLKQTMNAYRVKPAIFDLLLAVCIASYLGVLYLAVQNFGLLYGFLRRVTAPRVKQH
- the ncln gene encoding BOS complex subunit ncln isoform X1 encodes the protein MFEEASEVLENMLKCSFPLSLVLFLVLVCPLRAEAAHEFSVYRMQQYDLQGQTYGSRNAILNTEARTVEAEVLSRRCVMVRLADFSYEKYQRALRQSAGAVVIILPQNMSTVPQDMVQQFMELEPELLATETIVPVYFALEDEELLSIYTQTQISSSSQGASSAAEVLLHTATANGFQMVTSGAQSKAVSDWAITSLEGRLTGSGGEDLPTIVLVAHYDSFGVAPWLSYGADSNGSGVAVLLELARLFSRLYSYKRTHAGYNLLFFLSGGGKFNYQGTKRWLEDNLDHTDSSLLQDNVAFVLCLDTLGNSDNLHLHVSKPPKEGSPQHLLLKELETVSAQQHPDLKFSMVHKKINLADDTLAWEHERFGIRRLPAFTLSHLESHRSPVRHSIMDMRSVSSLEGAGEATTGPHVDLTKLSRNTKVIAEALARVIYNLTDKGVGGDLQIFTEQMQVQEDQLESMVDWLTAQPRAAQLLDKDSSIVNTLEYYLNRYLKDVKRHLVRADKRDPEFVFYDQLKQTMNAYRVKPAIFDLLLAVCIASYLGVLYLAVQNFGLLYGFLRRVTAPRVKQH